The Setaria viridis chromosome 6, Setaria_viridis_v4.0, whole genome shotgun sequence genome contains a region encoding:
- the LOC117860270 gene encoding (E)-beta-caryophyllene synthase isoform X2 has translation MATTVLATSQSSPEHNPRPYTPSPWGDFFLTHQLCTPAELLSMKEKAQVKEEEVRRILLATAASPDLVSKLDLVDVLQRLGVDYHYKKEIDELLRAIYDDEDGGSDDLYVTSLRFYLLRKHGYNVSSDIFLKFRDEQGNITSDDVNCLMTLYDAAHMRTHGEEILDSIITFNKTHLQSVMETDLQPELAEDVRFTLETTRFRQVKRVEARRYIPVYEKKATRNEAILEFAKLDYNILQVLYCEELKELTIWWMDFKSRTDLRFARDRLVEMYFWMMGVVYEPYYSYSRIMLTKLVMSVSLLDDLYDNYSTTEESQIFTTAMERWDEKAAEKFPAYLRALYKNIIGTTDEIVEELKLQNNKHAELVIDVAKCYHAELKWRDENYVPTNVDEHLQISVCSSACMHVTNLAFISLGDRASKEAVEWAFTYPKIIRGVCIVARIGNDIMSHEREQASDHVASTVQTCIKQYGVTVQEANEKLRIIIEKAWMDIVEECLDQKQSMELLEKAVNLGRTMDFMYKREDAYTLSFSLKDIIGSMYVNFV, from the exons ATGGCGACCACCGTCCTTGCAACCTCACAGTCGTCGCCGGAGCACAATCCCCGGCCATACACCCCGAGCCCCTGGGGCGACTTCTTCCTCACCCACCAGCTGTGCACGCCGGCAGAGCTCCTGTCCATGAAGGAGAAGGCGCAGGTTAAGGAGGAAGAGGTGAGGCGGATATTGCTGGCCACTGCCGCCTCGCCTGACCTGGTAAGTAAGCTGGACCTCGTCGACGTGCTGCAGCGGCTCGGGGTCGACTACCACTACAAGAAGGAGATTGACGAGTTGCTACGTGCCATTTACGATGACGAAGATGGTGGCTCTGATGACCTCTATGTCACCTCACTGAGGTTCTACTTGCTCAGGAAGCATGGCTACAATGTGTCCTCCG ACATTTTTCTGAAGTTCAGAGACGAGCAAGGAAACATTACCAGCGATGATGTGAACTGCTTGATGACGTTGTATGATGCTGCGCATATGAGAACACATGGGGAGGAGATACTCGACAGTATTATCACTTTCAACAAGACCCACCTCCAATCTGTGATGGAAACAGATTTGCAGCCGGAGCTCGCTGAGGACGTGAGGTTCACATTGGAGACAACTCGGTTCAGGCAGGTTAAGAGAGTGGAGGCGAGGCGCTACATCCCAGTATATGAGAAGAAGGCTACGAGAAACGAGGCCATACTTGAGTTTGCAAAGCTCGACTACAACATCTTGCAAGTTCTCTACTGTGAGGAGTTAAAGGAACTAACGAT ATGGTGGATGGATTTCAAGTCTCGGACAGACCTGAGATTTGCGCGGGATAGATTGGTGGAGATGTATTTTTGGATGATGGGAGTTGTTTATGAACCTTACTATTCGTACTCACGGATAATGCTCACAAAGTTGGTCATGTCCGTGTCATTGCTCGATGATCTCTATGACAACTATAGCACTACAGAGGAGAGCCAGATCTTTACTACAGCTATGGAAAG GTGGGATGAAAAGGCTGCGGAGAAATTCCCAGCATACTTGAGGGCTCTCTACAAAAATATAATAGGCACAACTGATGAGATCGTGGAAGAGTTAAAACTCCAGAATAATAAGCATGCTGAATTA GTAATTGACGTCGCCAAATGCTACCACGCTGAGCTGAAGTGGCGTGATGAAAACTATGTGCCAACTAACGTTGATGAGCACCTCCAAATTTCAGTGTGTAGTAGTGCTTGTATGCATGTTACAAACCTTGCATTTATTTCACTAGGAGACAGGGCTAGCAAAGAGGCAGTTGAGTGGGCTTTCACGTATCCCAAAATTATCAGAGGTGTTTGTATAGTCGCGCGTATTGGTAATGACATCATGTCACATGAG aGGGAACAAGCTTCGGATCATGTGGCATCCACAGTGCAAACTTGCATAAAGCAATATGGGGTCACAGTACAGGAAGCAAACGAAAAGCTCAGAATAATTATCGAGAAAGCATGGATGGACATCGTTGAAGAATGCCTTGATCAGAAACAATCCATGGAACTTTTAGAGAAGGCAGTCAATCTTGGACGAACAATGGATTTTATGTACAAGCGGGAAGACGCATACACCCTCTCTTTTAGCCTCAAGGACATTATAGGTTCAATGTACGTGAACTTCGTGTGA
- the LOC117860270 gene encoding (E)-beta-caryophyllene synthase isoform X1, with amino-acid sequence MATTVLATSQSSPEHNPRPYTPSPWGDFFLTHQLCTPAELLSMKEKAQVKEEEVRRILLATAASPDLVSKLDLVDVLQRLGVDYHYKKEIDELLRAIYDDEDGGSDDLYVTSLRFYLLRKHGYNVSSDIFLKFRDEQGNITSDDVNCLMTLYDAAHMRTHGEEILDSIITFNKTHLQSVMETDLQPELAEDVRFTLETTRFRQVKRVEARRYIPVYEKKATRNEAILEFAKLDYNILQVLYCEELKELTIWWMDFKSRTDLRFARDRLVEMYFWMMGVVYEPYYSYSRIMLTKLVMSVSLLDDLYDNYSTTEESQIFTTAMERWDEKAAEKFPAYLRALYKNIIGTTDEIVEELKLQNNKHAELVRKLVIDVAKCYHAELKWRDENYVPTNVDEHLQISVCSSACMHVTNLAFISLGDRASKEAVEWAFTYPKIIRGVCIVARIGNDIMSHEREQASDHVASTVQTCIKQYGVTVQEANEKLRIIIEKAWMDIVEECLDQKQSMELLEKAVNLGRTMDFMYKREDAYTLSFSLKDIIGSMYVNFV; translated from the exons ATGGCGACCACCGTCCTTGCAACCTCACAGTCGTCGCCGGAGCACAATCCCCGGCCATACACCCCGAGCCCCTGGGGCGACTTCTTCCTCACCCACCAGCTGTGCACGCCGGCAGAGCTCCTGTCCATGAAGGAGAAGGCGCAGGTTAAGGAGGAAGAGGTGAGGCGGATATTGCTGGCCACTGCCGCCTCGCCTGACCTGGTAAGTAAGCTGGACCTCGTCGACGTGCTGCAGCGGCTCGGGGTCGACTACCACTACAAGAAGGAGATTGACGAGTTGCTACGTGCCATTTACGATGACGAAGATGGTGGCTCTGATGACCTCTATGTCACCTCACTGAGGTTCTACTTGCTCAGGAAGCATGGCTACAATGTGTCCTCCG ACATTTTTCTGAAGTTCAGAGACGAGCAAGGAAACATTACCAGCGATGATGTGAACTGCTTGATGACGTTGTATGATGCTGCGCATATGAGAACACATGGGGAGGAGATACTCGACAGTATTATCACTTTCAACAAGACCCACCTCCAATCTGTGATGGAAACAGATTTGCAGCCGGAGCTCGCTGAGGACGTGAGGTTCACATTGGAGACAACTCGGTTCAGGCAGGTTAAGAGAGTGGAGGCGAGGCGCTACATCCCAGTATATGAGAAGAAGGCTACGAGAAACGAGGCCATACTTGAGTTTGCAAAGCTCGACTACAACATCTTGCAAGTTCTCTACTGTGAGGAGTTAAAGGAACTAACGAT ATGGTGGATGGATTTCAAGTCTCGGACAGACCTGAGATTTGCGCGGGATAGATTGGTGGAGATGTATTTTTGGATGATGGGAGTTGTTTATGAACCTTACTATTCGTACTCACGGATAATGCTCACAAAGTTGGTCATGTCCGTGTCATTGCTCGATGATCTCTATGACAACTATAGCACTACAGAGGAGAGCCAGATCTTTACTACAGCTATGGAAAG GTGGGATGAAAAGGCTGCGGAGAAATTCCCAGCATACTTGAGGGCTCTCTACAAAAATATAATAGGCACAACTGATGAGATCGTGGAAGAGTTAAAACTCCAGAATAATAAGCATGCTGAATTAGTAAGAAAACTG GTAATTGACGTCGCCAAATGCTACCACGCTGAGCTGAAGTGGCGTGATGAAAACTATGTGCCAACTAACGTTGATGAGCACCTCCAAATTTCAGTGTGTAGTAGTGCTTGTATGCATGTTACAAACCTTGCATTTATTTCACTAGGAGACAGGGCTAGCAAAGAGGCAGTTGAGTGGGCTTTCACGTATCCCAAAATTATCAGAGGTGTTTGTATAGTCGCGCGTATTGGTAATGACATCATGTCACATGAG aGGGAACAAGCTTCGGATCATGTGGCATCCACAGTGCAAACTTGCATAAAGCAATATGGGGTCACAGTACAGGAAGCAAACGAAAAGCTCAGAATAATTATCGAGAAAGCATGGATGGACATCGTTGAAGAATGCCTTGATCAGAAACAATCCATGGAACTTTTAGAGAAGGCAGTCAATCTTGGACGAACAATGGATTTTATGTACAAGCGGGAAGACGCATACACCCTCTCTTTTAGCCTCAAGGACATTATAGGTTCAATGTACGTGAACTTCGTGTGA